One window of the Oceanicaulis sp. genome contains the following:
- a CDS encoding tetratricopeptide repeat protein encodes MVDVFDEVEEELRRERYQALLRQWGPWVGAAAAVIVLGVAGYQFIDWRSESTAAAASDRYMAAADLIAEGDLSAADAAFEDLAEDGPRGYATLALMRRGEIALEQGDAAEAARFFTSAAERAPEPLTRDLARYKAALAQFDTLSYDDLSVRLEPLTEGEARFGTLARELIAAAALREERWAQARSRYELLSVALDAPPGVTRRAAEALAYIEQNAPQTAEPAAAEAAPVETAPAEAAPAAAEPAETQPEEDGR; translated from the coding sequence GTGGTCGACGTTTTCGACGAAGTCGAGGAAGAGCTCCGGCGCGAGCGCTATCAGGCGCTGCTGCGCCAGTGGGGACCGTGGGTCGGCGCAGCCGCCGCGGTGATCGTGCTCGGCGTGGCCGGCTACCAGTTCATCGACTGGCGCAGCGAGAGCACCGCGGCCGCCGCGTCCGACCGCTACATGGCCGCCGCCGACCTCATCGCCGAGGGTGACCTCTCCGCCGCCGACGCCGCGTTTGAAGACCTCGCCGAGGACGGCCCGCGCGGCTACGCCACCCTGGCGCTGATGCGCCGCGGGGAGATCGCGCTGGAGCAGGGTGACGCGGCCGAAGCGGCCCGCTTTTTCACCTCCGCCGCCGAGCGCGCGCCGGAGCCTCTGACGCGCGATCTTGCGCGCTACAAGGCCGCGCTCGCGCAGTTCGACACGTTGTCCTACGACGACCTTTCGGTCCGCCTCGAACCGCTGACCGAAGGCGAGGCGCGCTTCGGCACGCTCGCCCGCGAGCTGATCGCCGCCGCCGCGCTGCGCGAGGAACGCTGGGCGCAGGCGCGCTCGCGCTACGAGCTTCTTTCTGTGGCGCTGGACGCCCCGCCGGGCGTCACCCGCCGGGCGGCCGAAGCGCTCGCCTATATCGAACAGAACGCCCCGCAGACGGCCGAACCCGCCGCCGCCGAGGCGGCGCCGGTCGAAACTGCGCCGGCCGAGGCCGCGCCCGCTGCGGCCGAACCGGCCGAAACCCAGCCTGAGGAGGACGGCCGCTGA
- a CDS encoding PQQ-binding-like beta-propeller repeat protein has protein sequence MSIRAFALALTAVSSLVLTGCGAGERLAQLNPFGGEETDDPNAPADSDRVSVLELEEQLSSSLDAGPVRLPRAYVNQSWPQPDGYATHAMQHTAASGPLTRIWRERAGAGSSRDRRLNARPVIAEGVVFAVDAQARVTARSLEDGDEIWATRLREQSREGGGDSWIPFVGGGDQVLRFGGGVAYDSGRIFAHGGGMTLFALDAETGAEVWRAEALTPFHSAPTAADGRVYATTDDNELLAIDIATGEILWTHRSIAETARLLTAPSPAVLGDVVIAPFTSGEVVALRAQTGTVLWSDSLTRTGGLTPLSSINDIAASPIIIGDNVYAMSHSGILASFDLRTGERVWTLPAGGLHAPYLAGDYLFLVTTEAEVAAIDRRSGAVRWITQLPAFRNPRNRSDRVSWAGPILAGDRLVLASSRGELVFLDPQSGDRLEDRSVNAPVFIAPVIAEETVVVFDDEGRLIAYR, from the coding sequence ATGTCGATCCGCGCTTTCGCTCTCGCCTTGACCGCCGTTTCCAGCCTCGTTCTGACCGGGTGCGGCGCCGGCGAACGGCTGGCCCAGCTCAACCCGTTCGGCGGGGAAGAGACCGACGATCCGAACGCGCCGGCCGACTCCGATCGGGTGTCGGTTCTGGAGCTTGAAGAGCAGCTCTCCTCCAGTCTGGACGCTGGCCCGGTCCGCCTGCCGCGCGCCTATGTGAACCAGTCCTGGCCGCAGCCGGACGGCTACGCCACCCACGCCATGCAGCACACCGCGGCCTCCGGTCCGCTGACGCGCATCTGGCGCGAACGCGCCGGCGCGGGGTCCAGCCGCGACCGCCGTCTGAACGCGCGGCCCGTGATCGCCGAAGGCGTCGTCTTCGCCGTGGACGCCCAGGCTCGCGTGACCGCCCGGTCGCTCGAGGATGGTGACGAGATCTGGGCGACCCGCCTGCGCGAGCAGAGCCGGGAAGGCGGGGGCGACAGCTGGATTCCCTTCGTCGGCGGCGGCGACCAGGTTCTGCGCTTCGGCGGCGGCGTCGCCTATGACAGCGGCCGCATCTTCGCGCATGGCGGTGGGATGACGCTGTTCGCGCTGGACGCCGAGACCGGCGCGGAAGTCTGGCGCGCCGAAGCGCTGACGCCGTTCCACTCCGCGCCCACCGCGGCGGACGGACGCGTTTACGCGACCACCGACGACAACGAACTTCTGGCGATCGATATCGCCACCGGAGAGATCCTCTGGACTCACCGCTCCATCGCCGAGACCGCGCGGCTTCTGACCGCGCCGAGCCCGGCGGTTCTGGGCGACGTCGTCATCGCGCCGTTCACCTCCGGCGAGGTGGTCGCCCTGCGTGCGCAGACCGGCACGGTGCTGTGGTCGGACTCCCTGACCCGGACCGGCGGCCTGACCCCGCTGAGCTCGATCAACGACATCGCGGCGAGCCCGATCATCATCGGCGACAACGTCTATGCGATGAGCCATTCGGGCATTCTCGCCTCGTTCGATCTGAGGACCGGCGAGCGGGTCTGGACGCTGCCTGCGGGCGGTCTGCATGCGCCGTATCTGGCCGGGGACTATCTGTTCCTTGTGACCACCGAAGCGGAGGTCGCAGCGATCGACCGGCGCTCCGGGGCGGTGCGCTGGATCACCCAGCTGCCCGCCTTCAGAAACCCGCGTAATCGCAGCGATCGCGTCAGCTGGGCCGGGCCGATCCTGGCCGGAGACCGGCTCGTGCTCGCCTCCTCCCGCGGCGAGCTCGTCTTCCTCGACCCGCAGTCTGGCGACCGGCTGGAAGACCGCAGCGTCAACGCGCCGGTCTTCATCGCTCCGGTCATCGCCGAGGAGACCGTGGTGGTGTTCGACGACGAAGGCCGCTTGATCGCCTACCGTTAA
- a CDS encoding SDR family NAD(P)-dependent oxidoreductase, with product MALVTGASRGLGYSIALKLAEAGAHVIATARTKAALEELDDAIAAAGGTATLVPMDLLSGDGIEKLAEAVGKRWGKLDALVVNAGVLGVITPAAQITAKTWNEVLAVNLLAPARFIRAFEALLKASDAGRAVFTTSGVGSQRAKAYWAAYGASKAGLDNLVQSWARELADTKVRANLVSPGAVRTRMRAKAVPGEDPMSLPHPDEIAPVFVQLCLPEETRNGEIVSAQ from the coding sequence GTGGCGCTGGTGACCGGCGCCTCGCGCGGTCTCGGCTATTCCATCGCTCTGAAACTGGCCGAAGCCGGCGCGCACGTGATCGCGACCGCGCGCACCAAGGCCGCGCTCGAAGAGCTCGACGACGCGATCGCCGCGGCCGGCGGCACGGCGACGCTCGTGCCGATGGATCTTCTGAGCGGCGACGGCATCGAGAAGCTCGCCGAGGCGGTCGGCAAGCGCTGGGGCAAGCTCGACGCGCTGGTGGTCAACGCCGGCGTGCTCGGCGTGATCACGCCGGCTGCGCAGATCACCGCCAAGACCTGGAACGAGGTGCTGGCGGTGAACCTGCTGGCGCCGGCCCGTTTCATCCGCGCGTTCGAAGCGCTTCTGAAAGCCTCGGACGCCGGCCGGGCGGTGTTCACCACCTCAGGGGTCGGCTCGCAGCGGGCGAAGGCGTACTGGGCGGCGTATGGCGCGTCCAAGGCCGGGCTCGACAATCTGGTGCAGTCCTGGGCGCGCGAACTCGCCGACACCAAGGTCCGCGCCAATCTGGTCAGCCCCGGCGCGGTGCGCACCCGCATGCGCGCCAAGGCGGTCCCGGGCGAAGACCCGATGAGCCTGCCCCATCCTGATGAAATCGCGCCGGTTTTCGTCCAGCTCTGCCTGCCCGAAGAAACCCGCAACGGCGAAATCGTCAGCGCGCAGTAG
- the purF gene encoding amidophosphoribosyltransferase, translated as MTLPTLTYDAATDRPQEECGVFGVRGAAEASVLCAFGLHALQHRGQEACGITSYNEGRFHSERHLGLVGEHFTNPETLKSLAGSMAIGHVRYSTSGGTVLRNVQPLYADVRGGGVALAHNGNLTNARALREDLTNGGSIFQSTSDTEVILQLAARSKKTKAVDRIIAALTQVEGAFALVAMTNDKLIGARDPMGIRPLVMGELEGAVIFASETCALDMIGAKFIREIEPGEVVIASDTGIETRRYAPARPARPCAFEYIYFARPDSVIDGISVYEARKRMGARLAQETPADIDVVVPVPDSGMAAALGYAEEIGKPFDLGIIRSHFVGRTFIQPTQAKRDLGVRRKHSANPSVLKGKRVLLIDDSIVRGTTSKKIVRMVREAGATEVHFRSACPPITHPDFYGIDMPMREELMAASHQPERMREMLEADSLGFLSVEGLYWAVRGETRNPDRPQLADHYFTGDYPTRLVDRDRAMSDKDTQLSLLVDA; from the coding sequence ATGACCCTCCCCACCCTGACATACGACGCCGCGACCGACCGCCCTCAGGAAGAGTGCGGCGTGTTCGGCGTGCGCGGCGCGGCGGAAGCTTCCGTGCTTTGCGCCTTCGGCCTCCACGCGCTGCAGCATCGCGGCCAGGAGGCGTGCGGCATCACCAGCTACAACGAGGGGCGGTTCCACTCCGAACGCCATCTCGGCCTGGTGGGCGAGCACTTCACGAACCCCGAGACGCTGAAGAGCCTGGCCGGCTCGATGGCGATCGGCCATGTGCGCTATTCCACCTCCGGCGGCACGGTTCTGAGGAACGTGCAGCCGCTCTACGCCGACGTGCGCGGCGGCGGCGTGGCGCTGGCCCATAACGGCAATCTGACCAACGCGCGGGCCCTGCGCGAGGACCTCACGAACGGCGGGTCGATCTTCCAGTCCACCTCCGACACCGAAGTGATCCTGCAGCTCGCCGCGCGCTCGAAGAAGACCAAGGCGGTGGACCGCATCATCGCTGCGCTGACCCAGGTCGAGGGGGCGTTCGCGCTGGTGGCGATGACCAACGACAAGCTGATCGGCGCGCGCGATCCGATGGGCATCCGCCCGCTGGTGATGGGCGAGCTGGAAGGTGCGGTGATCTTCGCCTCGGAGACCTGCGCGCTCGACATGATCGGCGCGAAATTCATCCGCGAGATCGAGCCCGGCGAGGTCGTGATCGCCTCGGACACCGGCATCGAGACCCGCCGCTACGCCCCGGCGCGGCCCGCACGGCCCTGCGCGTTCGAGTACATCTATTTCGCCCGGCCGGATTCGGTGATCGACGGCATCTCCGTCTATGAGGCGCGCAAGCGCATGGGCGCGCGCCTGGCGCAGGAGACCCCGGCGGACATCGACGTCGTGGTGCCTGTGCCCGATTCCGGCATGGCCGCCGCGCTCGGCTACGCCGAGGAGATCGGCAAGCCCTTCGATCTGGGGATCATCCGCAGCCACTTCGTGGGCCGGACCTTCATCCAGCCCACCCAGGCCAAGCGCGATCTCGGCGTGCGCCGCAAGCACTCGGCGAACCCGTCGGTCCTCAAGGGCAAGCGGGTGCTGCTGATCGACGACTCGATCGTGCGCGGCACGACCTCGAAAAAGATCGTGCGCATGGTGCGCGAGGCCGGCGCCACGGAAGTGCATTTCCGCTCCGCCTGTCCGCCGATCACCCATCCGGACTTCTACGGCATCGACATGCCGATGCGCGAGGAGCTGATGGCCGCAAGCCACCAGCCCGAACGCATGCGCGAGATGCTCGAAGCCGACAGCCTGGGCTTCCTTTCGGTCGAAGGCCTCTACTGGGCGGTGCGCGGCGAGACGCGCAATCCTGACCGTCCGCAGCTCGCCGACCACTATTTCACCGGCGATTATCCCACCCGCCTTGTCGACCGCGACCGCGCGATGAGCGACAAGGACACCCAACTCTCTCTCCTGGTCGACGCATGA
- a CDS encoding CvpA family protein has protein sequence MDAMFSAFDLFALLVLFTSGVMALMRGFVREALTVTAFVAAALAALWTRPVFAGILEGAIGGPLTANLISMAVVFVLVYLAVSFITQSLQKNVKSGEDVPTVDRTLGFAFGVVRGLVLLGLLVLVFNNAMPGAQPAWLTDAQIYPLVDATADLLQQLAPEGSWADGAAADGSNTDIDDDPIGRLIERTAEDEDG, from the coding sequence ATGGACGCGATGTTTTCAGCCTTCGACCTTTTCGCCCTCCTCGTGCTCTTCACCTCCGGCGTGATGGCGCTGATGCGCGGCTTCGTCCGCGAGGCGCTGACCGTCACCGCTTTCGTCGCCGCAGCGCTGGCCGCACTGTGGACCCGGCCGGTCTTCGCCGGGATCCTCGAGGGCGCGATCGGCGGGCCGCTCACGGCGAATCTCATCTCGATGGCGGTGGTGTTCGTGCTGGTCTATCTGGCCGTCAGCTTCATCACCCAGTCGCTGCAGAAAAACGTGAAGTCCGGCGAGGACGTGCCCACCGTGGACCGCACGCTGGGCTTCGCTTTCGGCGTGGTGCGCGGCCTGGTCCTGCTGGGCCTTCTGGTGCTGGTGTTCAACAACGCCATGCCCGGCGCCCAGCCCGCCTGGCTCACCGACGCGCAGATCTACCCGCTGGTCGACGCGACGGCGGATTTGCTGCAACAGCTGGCGCCGGAAGGCAGCTGGGCGGACGGCGCCGCTGCAGACGGTTCGAACACGGACATTGACGACGACCCGATCGGTCGCCTTATCGAGCGCACAGCCGAGGACGAGGACGGATGA
- the radA gene encoding DNA repair protein RadA, which produces MPRSDTVYVCQSCGSVHAKWAGRCDACGSWNTLQEETDQRAPMGSAAKAVAKTRRSRLELVDLGSETEDPARFETGIAELDRVAGGGLVPGSAVLVGGDPGIGKSTLLLQAVANLAKAGAKAVYVSGEEAADQVRRRARRLGLADAPVALAAETSLEVILDGLKKETPDIAVIDSVQTLWSDQLAAAPGTVAQVRACAQELVRFAKKRNTAVILVGHVTKDGQIAGPRVVEHMVDAVLYFEGERSHQFRILRAVKNRFGPTDEIGVFEMADAGLAEVANPSALFLDGRGEAASGAAVFAGMEGSRPVLTEIQALVAPAAFGTPRRAVVGWDSGRLAMVLAVLEARCGLGFGGRDVYLNVAGGLKISEPAADLAVAAALISSYLDSPLPHDGVCFGEIALSGDVRPVGRSDARLKEAFKLGFTRALAPAGVEARGMTVASVDTVQALVRRLGQDQA; this is translated from the coding sequence ATGCCCCGTTCCGACACCGTCTATGTCTGCCAGTCCTGCGGCAGCGTTCACGCCAAGTGGGCGGGGCGGTGCGATGCGTGCGGGTCGTGGAACACGCTGCAGGAGGAGACCGACCAGCGCGCGCCCATGGGCTCTGCGGCGAAGGCCGTGGCGAAGACCCGGCGTTCGCGGCTGGAGCTGGTCGATCTGGGCAGCGAGACCGAAGACCCCGCCCGCTTCGAGACCGGCATCGCCGAGCTTGATCGCGTGGCCGGCGGCGGGCTGGTGCCAGGCTCGGCCGTGCTGGTCGGCGGCGATCCGGGGATCGGCAAGTCCACCCTGCTTCTGCAGGCCGTCGCGAACCTCGCCAAGGCCGGAGCCAAGGCGGTCTATGTCTCCGGCGAGGAGGCGGCCGATCAGGTGCGCCGGCGCGCCCGCCGGCTGGGCCTCGCCGATGCGCCGGTGGCGCTGGCCGCGGAAACCTCGCTCGAGGTCATTCTCGACGGTCTGAAGAAAGAGACGCCGGACATCGCGGTGATCGATTCGGTGCAGACTCTCTGGTCCGATCAGCTCGCCGCCGCGCCCGGCACGGTCGCCCAGGTGCGCGCCTGCGCGCAGGAACTCGTCAGGTTTGCGAAAAAGCGCAACACGGCGGTGATCCTGGTGGGCCACGTCACCAAGGACGGCCAGATCGCGGGGCCGCGCGTGGTCGAGCACATGGTCGACGCGGTGCTCTATTTCGAAGGCGAGCGCAGCCACCAGTTCCGTATCCTCAGGGCGGTGAAGAACCGCTTCGGCCCGACCGACGAGATCGGCGTGTTCGAGATGGCCGACGCAGGCCTCGCCGAAGTCGCCAACCCGTCGGCCCTGTTTCTGGACGGCCGGGGCGAAGCGGCCTCGGGCGCGGCGGTCTTCGCCGGGATGGAGGGCTCGCGCCCCGTGCTGACCGAAATCCAGGCGCTGGTGGCCCCGGCCGCCTTCGGCACGCCGCGCCGGGCTGTCGTGGGCTGGGATTCAGGTCGGCTCGCCATGGTGCTCGCCGTGCTGGAGGCGAGATGCGGGCTTGGATTCGGCGGCCGCGACGTTTATCTGAACGTCGCAGGCGGGCTGAAAATCTCTGAACCCGCAGCGGACCTGGCGGTGGCTGCAGCCTTGATCTCCTCCTACCTGGATTCCCCCCTGCCCCATGACGGGGTCTGCTTCGGCGAGATCGCCCTGTCCGGCGACGTGCGCCCGGTGGGCCGCTCGGACGCCCGCCTCAAAGAAGCCTTCAAACTGGGATTTACACGCGCGCTCGCGCCCGCGGGCGTCGAGGCGCGCGGCATGACCGTCGCCTCGGTGGACACCGTACAGGCGCTCGTCCGCCGCCTCGGCCAGGACCAGGCCTGA
- a CDS encoding ATP-binding cassette domain-containing protein, translating into MAERVKIAWKDVTVRFGTKTVLDRLNLEAHEGRSLVVIGGSGTGKSVTIKTALGLIKPNAGQVLIDGRKVAFNKENDPGVAQIGMLFQSGALFDSLPVWKNVAFRLLHAEHCDPDVARERALEALDQVDLNRDNADKRPGSLSGGMLKRAALARAIVGKPKILFFDEPTTGLDPVTADVINKLILRQVKHLGATAVSITHDMASMHMIADDVAMIKNGKILWRGPLDGVDACDNAEVCRFVQGRSEEA; encoded by the coding sequence ATGGCCGAACGCGTGAAAATCGCCTGGAAAGACGTCACGGTCCGGTTCGGAACCAAGACCGTGCTCGACCGGCTGAACCTCGAGGCGCACGAGGGCCGCTCGCTGGTGGTCATCGGCGGATCGGGCACCGGCAAGTCGGTGACGATCAAGACCGCTCTGGGGCTGATCAAGCCCAATGCGGGACAGGTGCTGATCGACGGCCGCAAGGTCGCCTTCAACAAGGAAAACGATCCCGGCGTGGCCCAGATCGGGATGCTGTTTCAATCCGGCGCGCTGTTTGATTCCCTGCCGGTCTGGAAGAACGTCGCCTTCCGACTGCTGCACGCCGAGCACTGCGATCCGGACGTCGCCCGCGAGCGCGCGCTCGAAGCGCTCGATCAGGTCGATCTCAATCGCGACAACGCCGACAAGCGCCCCGGCTCGCTGTCGGGCGGCATGCTCAAGCGCGCGGCGCTGGCCCGCGCCATCGTCGGCAAGCCGAAAATCCTGTTCTTCGACGAGCCCACCACCGGCCTCGATCCGGTCACCGCCGACGTGATCAATAAGCTCATCCTCAGGCAGGTGAAGCATCTGGGCGCCACGGCGGTCTCGATCACCCACGACATGGCCTCGATGCACATGATCGCGGACGACGTGGCGATGATCAAAAACGGCAAGATCCTCTGGCGCGGCCCGCTGGACGGCGTGGACGCCTGCGACAACGCCGAGGTCTGCCGGTTCGTGCAAGGGCGCAGCGAAGAGGCGTGA
- a CDS encoding ABC transporter permease, whose amino-acid sequence MNPVRAIGAGLLALLHSAGAVTRFALEAIIAAVRPPYFGGQLLAQLFRIGFLSLPVVGLTALFTGAALALNIYTGGSRFNAESFVPNIVALGIVRELGPVIAAIMVAGRVSSGIAAEIGAMRATEQIDALHTLSTDPMRYLIAPRILAGVIVLPLLVAIADVIGVLGGFLVSVQSLDFDATVYVRNTVDILERWDVVSGLIKAAVFGFLLTLMGCFHGFHAEGGAQGVGRAATNAMVSASVLIIAANFLLTSLFV is encoded by the coding sequence GTGAACCCGGTCCGCGCCATAGGCGCGGGGCTTCTGGCCCTGCTGCACAGCGCCGGCGCGGTGACCCGCTTCGCGCTGGAGGCGATCATCGCCGCGGTGCGTCCGCCCTATTTCGGCGGCCAGCTCCTCGCCCAGCTGTTCCGGATCGGGTTCCTGTCCCTGCCCGTGGTGGGGCTGACGGCGCTGTTCACCGGCGCGGCGCTGGCGCTGAACATCTACACCGGCGGCTCTCGTTTCAACGCGGAGAGCTTCGTGCCCAACATCGTCGCGCTCGGCATCGTGCGCGAGCTGGGCCCCGTCATCGCCGCGATCATGGTCGCCGGCCGGGTCAGCTCGGGCATCGCGGCTGAGATCGGCGCCATGCGCGCGACCGAGCAGATCGACGCGCTGCACACCCTGTCCACCGATCCGATGCGCTATCTGATCGCTCCGCGCATCCTCGCGGGGGTGATCGTGCTGCCGCTTCTGGTCGCGATCGCAGACGTCATCGGCGTGCTCGGCGGGTTTCTCGTCTCGGTGCAGAGCCTTGATTTCGACGCCACGGTCTATGTCAGAAACACCGTGGACATCCTGGAACGCTGGGACGTGGTCTCCGGCCTCATCAAGGCGGCCGTGTTCGGCTTCCTGCTGACGCTGATGGGCTGTTTTCACGGCTTTCACGCCGAGGGCGGCGCTCAGGGCGTCGGCCGGGCGGCGACCAACGCCATGGTGTCCGCCTCGGTGCTGATCATCGCGGCGAACTTCCTTCTCACCTCGCTCTTCGTGTGA
- the alr gene encoding alanine racemase, whose translation MTDAFTPDPRISPRLVIDLDNLAANYQSLARNAPGAETAAVVKAQAYGLGAAAVARRLVREGCRTFFVATPEEGAELRRALGGGEAEIWVFNGYRADLRNLYAAERLGAILNSEADLAEFAPDPSGPCALHIDTGMNRLGVDPEAAAALTAAQIDALDLRLVMSHLSCSEDAGTDMNARQRDAFAEISARFPGVRRSLSNTGGVRLGEAYHFDLTRPGIGLYGATATPGEEHGLKPVVRLEAPILQLRALEPGDPVGYGAAYVADRPRLAATVAAGYADGLPRALSGSGYARIDGVKAPILGRVSMDLIVLDVTDCESAARAGAPAVFLGEDLDAVAEIASTLPYEILTGLGSRASRSYEGWV comes from the coding sequence ATGACCGACGCCTTCACGCCCGACCCGCGCATCTCCCCGCGCCTGGTGATCGATCTCGACAATCTCGCCGCCAATTATCAGAGCCTGGCGCGCAACGCGCCCGGCGCGGAGACCGCAGCAGTGGTCAAGGCGCAGGCCTACGGGCTCGGCGCGGCGGCGGTCGCCAGGCGGCTGGTGCGCGAAGGCTGCCGGACGTTCTTCGTCGCGACGCCCGAAGAGGGCGCGGAGCTGCGCCGCGCGCTGGGCGGCGGGGAGGCGGAGATCTGGGTGTTCAACGGCTATCGCGCCGATCTACGGAACCTCTACGCCGCCGAGCGGCTGGGCGCGATCCTCAACTCCGAGGCCGATCTCGCCGAGTTCGCGCCCGATCCCTCCGGTCCTTGCGCGCTTCATATCGACACCGGGATGAACCGGCTGGGCGTCGACCCAGAAGCCGCCGCAGCGCTCACCGCCGCGCAGATCGACGCGCTCGACCTGCGCCTGGTGATGAGCCATCTGTCCTGCTCTGAAGACGCCGGCACGGACATGAACGCCCGCCAGCGCGACGCTTTCGCCGAGATTTCAGCGCGATTCCCCGGCGTGCGCCGCAGCCTGTCGAACACCGGCGGCGTGCGGCTGGGGGAGGCCTATCATTTCGATCTCACCCGGCCCGGGATCGGGCTTTACGGCGCGACTGCGACGCCCGGCGAAGAGCACGGCCTGAAACCGGTCGTCAGGCTCGAAGCGCCGATCCTGCAGCTGCGCGCGCTGGAGCCCGGCGATCCGGTCGGCTACGGCGCGGCCTATGTGGCGGACCGGCCACGGCTGGCCGCGACTGTGGCCGCAGGCTACGCGGACGGGTTGCCGCGCGCGCTCTCAGGCTCAGGATACGCCCGCATAGACGGGGTGAAGGCGCCCATACTGGGCCGGGTATCGATGGATCTGATCGTGCTGGACGTGACCGATTGCGAAAGCGCCGCACGCGCAGGCGCGCCTGCGGTGTTCCTGGGCGAGGACCTGGACGCCGTCGCGGAGATCGCAAGCACCCTGCCCTATGAGATCCTCACCGGCCTGGGCTCGCGCGCCAGCCGCTCCTACGAGGGCTGGGTGTGA
- a CDS encoding RNA polymerase sigma factor, with product MADRHLDRALDAYLAAAARAGDQTAQRDLVKRWQPRLSAHAWRLLGEADAARDVVQEAWARIVPGLGRLKDDYAFPAFAYQIVTRCCAAAIADKRRRRALGEAVAAEPEPETADPDRAADLDRTRRAVAALPADQRAAIALFHFEGLSVAETAAALDVPAGTIKTRLMHARLKLRAMLQGGADE from the coding sequence TTGGCGGATCGACATCTCGACCGGGCGCTTGACGCCTATCTCGCCGCCGCAGCGCGCGCCGGCGACCAGACCGCGCAGCGCGATCTGGTCAAACGCTGGCAGCCGCGCCTGAGCGCCCACGCCTGGCGTCTGCTGGGCGAGGCCGACGCTGCGCGCGACGTGGTGCAGGAGGCCTGGGCGCGCATCGTGCCGGGGCTGGGCCGTCTTAAGGACGACTACGCCTTTCCCGCCTTCGCCTACCAGATCGTCACCCGCTGCTGCGCCGCCGCGATCGCTGACAAGCGGCGGCGGCGGGCGCTGGGCGAGGCGGTCGCCGCCGAGCCTGAACCCGAGACCGCCGACCCTGACCGGGCGGCCGATCTCGACCGGACGCGCCGCGCCGTCGCTGCGCTTCCGGCCGATCAGCGCGCCGCGATCGCGCTGTTTCATTTCGAAGGATTGAGCGTGGCGGAGACCGCCGCCGCGCTCGACGTGCCGGCGGGCACGATCAAGACCCGCCTCATGCACGCGCGGCTGAAGCTGCGCGCGATGCTTCAAGGAGGAGCAGATGAGTAA